One segment of Pontibacter akesuensis DNA contains the following:
- the surE gene encoding 5'/3'-nucleotidase SurE — MARPLILVSNDDGITAPGIRTLVKVAMKVGEVVVVAPNSPQSGMGHAITIGNTLRLDRSIALEDLGVEAYECSGTPADCVKLAKHHVLRDRQADLVVSGINHGSNSSISVLYSGTMSAAIEAAIEGLPAIGFSLCDYGHEADFSHTEEFVEKIIRQAIAHRIPDNTALNVNFPKKSSEPIKGIKICRQAHAKWQEEFDERLDPHNRKYYWMTGSFVNNDKGEDTDEWALVNNYISIVPCQFDMTAFHAIGQINEEWSF, encoded by the coding sequence CATTCGCACACTTGTAAAGGTAGCCATGAAGGTAGGCGAGGTAGTAGTGGTGGCGCCCAACAGCCCACAGTCCGGAATGGGACATGCCATTACCATCGGCAACACTTTGCGTTTAGATAGATCGATTGCCCTGGAGGATTTAGGCGTAGAAGCCTACGAGTGCTCCGGCACCCCAGCCGACTGCGTGAAACTGGCCAAGCACCACGTCCTGCGCGACCGCCAGGCTGACCTTGTGGTAAGCGGCATAAACCACGGCTCTAACTCCAGCATCAGCGTGTTATATTCAGGCACCATGTCGGCGGCCATTGAGGCGGCCATTGAGGGCTTGCCCGCCATCGGCTTCTCGCTCTGCGACTACGGCCATGAAGCTGATTTTTCGCACACAGAGGAGTTTGTGGAGAAAATCATCCGCCAGGCCATCGCGCACCGCATACCAGACAACACCGCACTGAATGTAAACTTCCCGAAGAAGAGCAGCGAACCGATCAAAGGCATCAAGATTTGCCGGCAGGCACATGCCAAATGGCAGGAGGAGTTTGACGAGCGCCTGGACCCGCACAACCGCAAGTATTACTGGATGACGGGCAGCTTCGTGAACAATGACAAAGGGGAGGACACCGACGAGTGGGCGCTGGTGAATAATTACATTTCCATTGTTCCCTGCCAGTTTGATATGACGGCGTTCCATGCCATCGGGCAGATAAACGAGGAGTGGAGTTTTTAA
- a CDS encoding TonB family protein produces MKTKRHLSLLAGITLLGSTALLSPNARAQTAAPTADENVLSYVEQMPAFDGGEAAKMNFIYSQLQYPEEAKGLGEAGLVVVSFVVETDGSVSNLSTEKSLSKSTDAEALRVAALTAGKWTTGRHRGKPVRVKTLLPIRFSLNENGDQAVLSRMPAFKGGQEAMIRTIYQHLTLPEGAKKEGVAARLQVKFTVEQDGSIANVAIADTKLKQVVANGSKLDYNDASSFKLKDKAVLAQLGEAAAKAIKQTSGMWNPGLRNGKPVAAEVTLPILISGGPNADQLSQIMLLSYQPNAYDSKSTYAADEVDAAPALKNEPLRKFLAQHLRYPDTDFEGTVRVAFIVTQDGKAIGPMTDVQEIQPAVADEIKRVFKLAEGNWAPATKNAKPVTALEEITIAFSSTKANNKAASKKTETADVVVTR; encoded by the coding sequence ATGAAAACGAAACGCCATTTGTCTCTCCTGGCAGGCATAACCCTGCTTGGTTCAACTGCCCTCCTTTCCCCAAATGCACGGGCACAAACTGCCGCCCCTACGGCAGACGAAAACGTGCTTTCATACGTGGAGCAGATGCCTGCCTTTGATGGTGGTGAAGCAGCGAAGATGAATTTTATCTACAGCCAATTGCAGTACCCCGAAGAGGCCAAAGGATTAGGTGAAGCAGGTTTAGTGGTGGTGTCCTTTGTTGTGGAGACCGACGGCTCTGTCTCTAACCTCAGCACAGAAAAAAGCCTATCAAAAAGCACCGATGCTGAGGCCTTACGGGTTGCCGCGTTAACAGCAGGAAAATGGACAACCGGCAGGCACCGAGGCAAGCCGGTGCGGGTAAAAACGCTTCTTCCCATCAGGTTTAGTTTAAATGAAAACGGAGATCAGGCGGTTCTGAGCCGTATGCCTGCGTTCAAAGGCGGACAGGAAGCAATGATCCGCACCATTTACCAACACCTGACGTTGCCTGAAGGAGCAAAAAAAGAAGGTGTTGCGGCGCGTCTGCAGGTTAAGTTTACCGTGGAGCAGGACGGTAGCATTGCCAACGTTGCCATTGCCGACACCAAGCTAAAGCAGGTGGTAGCCAACGGCAGTAAGCTGGATTATAACGATGCTTCAAGCTTCAAATTAAAGGATAAGGCTGTACTGGCACAACTTGGTGAGGCAGCAGCCAAGGCTATAAAGCAAACCAGCGGCATGTGGAACCCAGGCTTACGGAACGGCAAACCCGTTGCTGCCGAAGTAACGCTGCCTATACTTATTTCAGGCGGGCCTAATGCAGACCAACTGTCCCAGATAATGCTTCTTTCTTACCAGCCGAATGCCTACGACAGCAAAAGCACGTATGCGGCAGATGAAGTGGATGCTGCTCCGGCATTGAAAAACGAGCCGCTGCGCAAGTTCCTGGCACAGCACCTCCGCTACCCTGACACTGATTTCGAAGGTACCGTACGCGTCGCCTTTATCGTGACTCAGGATGGCAAGGCCATCGGTCCGATGACGGATGTACAGGAAATACAACCAGCAGTGGCCGACGAGATAAAAAGGGTATTTAAATTAGCTGAGGGTAACTGGGCACCAGCCACAAAGAACGCAAAGCCGGTTACGGCACTGGAGGAAATCACCATCGCGTTCTCCTCAACTAAGGCAAATAACAAGGCTGCATCTAAGAAAACAGAAACTGCCGATGTGGTGGTGACGAGGTAA
- a CDS encoding M56 family metallopeptidase codes for MEAILNYALKAGIGILVLYLFYFALLRGQNNFRFNRLYLLLAPPLALLLPLLSWPAFMAPEAAVTQALQAIQLQEVTVTAFRPKATEAALVSLSWPAILTCIYSIGILLVLGNLVRQLWQLRQVKKMAAPAMAAGEAQVYQLSGSYPSFAFGRSVFISQRDNLNAAEQEQVLAHELAHVRFGHTWDVLFYEVLTALLWFHPAVWLMKQELRDVHEYQADATVVACFQAQKYTSLLSREALLSMGLPVGSHFTKPQVLKRLHMLQQFGRKPGWGKPLLTLPLLVVLLFSLTGQQVVTGVANPFTPPVQAALPVSNLPDKGQPKEQVAMLAPAAETPPSKAEAKPAAPAPDKTVEEPVLEEEKTAEVPVQENKPEDDNIHNLLEVKPYTYVEQMPTFNGGEGEMLRFLAKNIRYPLGAQQAGVEGLVVLSFVVGQNGRLSDFQIVKKLSADTDEEALRVVKLMDGKWQAGRQNGKVVPVRYTLPVRFAIK; via the coding sequence ATGGAAGCAATTCTTAACTACGCACTCAAAGCCGGTATCGGGATACTGGTGCTGTACCTCTTCTACTTCGCCCTGCTGCGGGGCCAGAACAACTTCAGGTTTAACCGCCTGTACCTGCTGCTCGCTCCTCCCCTCGCCCTGCTGCTGCCTTTGTTAAGCTGGCCCGCTTTTATGGCTCCCGAGGCAGCCGTAACTCAGGCGCTGCAAGCCATTCAGCTGCAGGAGGTAACGGTAACGGCCTTTCGCCCTAAGGCAACAGAAGCAGCCTTAGTTTCACTCTCATGGCCTGCTATACTTACTTGTATCTATAGTATAGGTATTCTGCTGGTGCTCGGCAACCTGGTGCGGCAGCTGTGGCAATTAAGGCAGGTAAAGAAAATGGCTGCACCTGCCATGGCTGCCGGCGAGGCGCAGGTATATCAACTATCGGGCTCCTACCCCAGCTTTGCCTTTGGCAGGAGCGTCTTCATCAGTCAGCGGGATAACCTGAATGCGGCAGAGCAAGAGCAGGTGCTGGCGCACGAACTGGCGCATGTGCGCTTCGGCCATACCTGGGATGTGCTGTTTTACGAGGTGCTGACGGCGCTGCTGTGGTTTCACCCGGCCGTTTGGCTGATGAAGCAGGAACTGCGTGATGTGCACGAGTACCAGGCCGATGCCACCGTGGTGGCGTGTTTTCAGGCGCAGAAGTATACTTCGCTGCTCTCGCGGGAGGCGCTGCTGAGTATGGGACTGCCGGTGGGCAGCCATTTCACCAAGCCGCAGGTACTGAAGCGTTTGCACATGCTACAGCAGTTTGGCCGTAAACCGGGCTGGGGCAAGCCGCTGCTCACGCTGCCGCTTCTTGTTGTGCTGCTGTTCTCGCTTACCGGGCAGCAGGTGGTTACCGGCGTTGCAAACCCTTTTACCCCACCGGTTCAGGCAGCACTGCCAGTAAGCAACTTGCCTGATAAGGGGCAGCCGAAGGAGCAGGTTGCCATGCTGGCCCCTGCAGCGGAAACGCCTCCATCAAAAGCTGAGGCTAAACCGGCTGCGCCAGCACCGGACAAAACGGTGGAGGAGCCAGTGCTGGAGGAGGAAAAGACAGCGGAGGTGCCGGTTCAGGAAAATAAGCCCGAAGACGACAACATACATAACCTGCTGGAGGTGAAACCTTACACGTACGTGGAGCAGATGCCCACCTTCAATGGGGGCGAAGGCGAGATGCTGCGCTTCCTGGCGAAGAATATCCGTTATCCGCTAGGGGCACAGCAAGCCGGGGTGGAAGGCCTGGTGGTGCTGAGCTTCGTGGTGGGCCAGAACGGCCGCCTGAGTGATTTCCAAATTGTAAAGAAGCTTAGCGCGGACACTGATGAAGAGGCACTCCGCGTGGTGAAACTCATGGACGGCAAATGGCAGGCGGGCAGGCAAAACGGGAAGGTGGTTCCGGTTCGCTATACTTTGCCAGTCCGGTTCGCCATCAAATAA
- a CDS encoding GIY-YIG nuclease family protein produces MASHNYFTYITTNPRKTTLYVGVTNDIIRRLDEHFKNCGNPSSFAGKYYCYNLVYYERHSQINHAVEREKEIKKWSRSKKEALIYSMNPFWQFLNLKVQDE; encoded by the coding sequence ATGGCTTCTCACAACTACTTTACTTACATCACCACCAACCCACGCAAAACCACCTTGTATGTTGGCGTCACTAATGATATAATCCGCCGCTTAGATGAACATTTTAAGAACTGTGGTAATCCTTCCTCTTTTGCTGGCAAATATTACTGCTACAACCTTGTGTACTATGAGCGCCACTCTCAAATCAATCATGCCGTAGAACGCGAGAAGGAAATTAAGAAATGGAGCAGAAGTAAAAAAGAAGCATTAATCTATAGTATGAACCCCTTCTGGCAGTTCCTGAACCTGAAAGTACAGGATGAGTGA
- a CDS encoding TonB family protein — MMKNRTKNLTAALLLSMATFATAPVALAQSTQKPYTYVEQMPVFKGGEGEMLKFLGQNIQYPKDAQQAGVEGLVVLSFVVGADGSVSNVAVVKSLIESTNAEAVRVVKMTDGKWTPGRQNGKAVPVRYTLPVRFAVRDEQKTTTPDQKPEYKGGQEALFKAIGQNMVLPEEAKKEHLNARVVVKFTVEPNGSVSNIKLADTKLKKTIGPDDKLDYMDASSFNLQNKTILARLAEVAAAAVQKTSGQWQPATKNGQPVAAEVYLPVQFLGSEVERGSALPETKAAPVQDVKANLVGMNDLVPLFKLDKKPTFKEGEMAAKKFYAKNLRYPDTEAEGDVTASFLVFEDGTIGKASIGTSMGTALKEEVLRVVELSKGKWQPGYKDGKAVKTVNMLVVRFVNESSVKKEPKKERLPADVVVTKFK, encoded by the coding sequence ATGATGAAAAACAGAACAAAAAACCTGACCGCCGCCCTGCTGCTAAGTATGGCAACCTTCGCCACCGCACCAGTTGCCTTGGCACAGTCCACGCAAAAACCTTATACCTATGTAGAGCAGATGCCCGTGTTCAAAGGCGGTGAAGGCGAGATGCTGAAGTTCCTGGGACAAAATATTCAGTACCCAAAAGATGCGCAGCAGGCGGGAGTGGAAGGCCTGGTGGTGCTAAGCTTTGTGGTGGGCGCTGACGGCTCAGTCTCAAATGTAGCAGTAGTTAAATCGCTGATCGAGAGCACGAATGCCGAGGCCGTGCGTGTGGTAAAGATGACGGATGGCAAATGGACACCAGGCAGGCAGAACGGAAAAGCTGTGCCGGTGCGCTACACGTTGCCTGTACGCTTTGCAGTGCGAGATGAGCAGAAAACAACCACGCCAGACCAAAAACCAGAGTACAAAGGTGGCCAGGAGGCGCTTTTCAAAGCCATCGGCCAAAATATGGTGTTGCCCGAAGAGGCTAAAAAAGAACACCTGAACGCGCGGGTGGTGGTAAAGTTTACGGTGGAGCCAAACGGAAGCGTATCCAACATCAAACTGGCTGACACCAAGTTGAAGAAAACCATTGGCCCGGACGATAAGTTGGATTACATGGATGCCTCCTCCTTCAACCTCCAGAACAAAACCATACTTGCCCGCCTGGCAGAGGTGGCCGCCGCCGCCGTGCAAAAAACATCGGGCCAATGGCAGCCAGCCACCAAAAACGGCCAGCCCGTTGCAGCCGAAGTATACTTGCCGGTGCAGTTTCTGGGCTCAGAGGTGGAGCGGGGTAGTGCACTCCCTGAAACCAAGGCAGCACCTGTGCAGGACGTTAAAGCGAACCTTGTTGGCATGAATGACCTTGTGCCGCTCTTCAAGCTAGACAAGAAACCAACTTTTAAAGAGGGCGAAATGGCAGCTAAGAAATTCTATGCGAAGAACCTTCGCTACCCCGATACGGAAGCGGAAGGCGACGTGACAGCTTCCTTTCTCGTTTTTGAAGACGGAACGATTGGCAAAGCCTCCATCGGCACAAGTATGGGAACTGCCCTTAAAGAGGAGGTGCTGCGCGTGGTGGAGCTAAGCAAGGGCAAGTGGCAGCCGGGCTACAAAGACGGCAAGGCCGTAAAAACGGTAAATATGCTGGTAGTACGGTTTGTAAATGAAAGCAGTGTAAAGAAGGAACCAAAAAAAGAGAGATTACCGGCAGATGTGGTGGTGACGAAATTCAAGTAA